Proteins encoded in a region of the Catalinimonas alkaloidigena genome:
- a CDS encoding bifunctional nuclease domain-containing protein, producing MDKLKLEILGLSSSQSQSGSFALVLGEEAGNRRLPIIIGMFEAQAIAIEIEKITPNRPMTHDLFSSFAKSFGFMVEEIVVSDLREGVFYAKIVCSDGVKTREIDARPSDAIAIGLRFGVPIYTYENILSEAGIVLSDYSDEEKERESTVRKANKSRSEEERLKNTSSEQLKTMLDEALGKEDYERAAKIRDELNRRN from the coding sequence GTGGATAAACTAAAATTGGAGATCCTGGGGTTGTCTTCCAGCCAGTCTCAGTCAGGTTCGTTTGCGTTGGTATTGGGAGAAGAAGCAGGTAACCGGAGACTGCCGATCATCATCGGCATGTTTGAAGCCCAGGCCATTGCGATTGAAATTGAGAAGATCACGCCAAACCGGCCCATGACGCACGATCTGTTCAGTTCGTTTGCAAAAAGCTTTGGGTTCATGGTTGAAGAAATTGTGGTTTCAGACCTGCGCGAAGGCGTTTTTTATGCTAAGATCGTTTGCTCCGACGGGGTGAAAACCCGTGAGATCGACGCGCGCCCTTCTGATGCCATCGCCATAGGACTACGTTTTGGTGTACCGATCTATACCTACGAAAACATCCTGTCGGAAGCCGGCATTGTGCTGAGCGACTACTCCGACGAAGAGAAAGAGCGGGAGTCGACCGTTCGTAAAGCCAACAAGTCGCGTTCGGAAGAAGAACGGTTGAAAAATACCTCGTCCGAACAGTTGAAAACCATGCTCGACGAGGCCCTGGGAAAAGAAGATTACGAGCGGGCCGCCAAAATCCGCGACGAGTTGAACCGGCGTAACTAG
- a CDS encoding VCBS repeat-containing protein yields MRLFTYAFSFAVLLCLLPGCSPTPPSDALFKRLSADRTGIAFANTVTEDDSLNIFNFPYLYNGGGVAVADFNGDSLPDLYFSGNQVESALYLNRGDLRFEAVPQATPRVPHQWTTGVAAVDINQDGWMDLYLCVADAHNRPDRSRNQLWVHQGLDADGRPTFREMADAYGIADEGFSVQGAFFDYDRDGDLDLYVLTNRMEAGSQNVPRMRPNDGSHPSTDRLYRNEGTGPQGHPVFTNVSREAGITQEGYGLGIAVGDINQDGWPDLYVANDFLSNDLLWINNGRVAEGQPQFTNRAATELKHQSMNGMGTDLADLNNDGWSDIVVVDMLPEDNLRQKTMLPSQNYDRFQLQLRYGYEPQYVRNTLQLNRGPQPDGQLAFSEIGQFSGIQHTDWSWAPLLADFDNDGYQDLYITNGYRRDVTDLDFIVYENAQRQFGTGNLKADARQDVADRMAMLPVVKTSNYFYRNQGDLTFADVTKDWGTHVPSFSNGAAYADLDRDGDLDLVVNNLDEEAFVFENTARTGPDRHFLRLACEGPSGNRQGLGLKATLYQPATTQFRELSVNRGFQSTVEPVLHFGLGNDPRVDSVRITWPDGRVQVLRNVPADQTLWVRHREAQASSPASLSDSQPPLFQQVAAVTHRHQESTFNEFKVQPLLPHSNAQTGPALAVGDLNGDGRDDAFVGGAKDQPARLFVQQPDGSFTALAFTADQRAEDQGALFFDADGDGDQDLYVVSGGVEFYAGNAYYQDRLYRNDGRGRLQRDTLALPPLHNNGSCVVAADWDRDGDLDLFVGGRTIPGQYPLPDQSHLLENDGRGHFTDVTATQAPELAHVGVVNDARWTDTDQDGWPDLLLAGEWMPLTLFQNQQGQFRNVTAVVGLQGTSGWWNSLAAGDFDQDGDLDYVAGNLGRNNPYQISADYPLRVYAKDFDGNGSLDPVLTCYLPGPDGTRHEYPVHSRDAIVDQMVRMKGRFHRYRDYAQAEFSQVFSDEERQDAYVGTCEMVTSMFLENRGVDSSGTVQFRLTPLPDAAQLAPIYGMLAGDFNDDGALDLLAVGNSYATETIYGWYDAGIGTLLAGSTEGGFTVVPNRESGFWVDTDAKAMAELRNPDGQRMIWVTSNQDSLRTFALHTPHPLPLALQPLDAYAEVRLADGRLTRVEFTYGNTYLSQSSRTWEWPRGAQSVTLVDSRGNRRTWKPQFTTQ; encoded by the coding sequence ATGAGGCTTTTCACCTACGCTTTTTCGTTTGCTGTCCTGCTTTGTCTGCTACCGGGTTGCTCCCCGACACCTCCATCCGATGCGCTCTTCAAACGCCTCTCCGCCGACCGGACGGGCATTGCGTTCGCCAATACCGTTACAGAAGACGATTCGTTGAACATTTTCAATTTTCCGTACCTCTACAACGGCGGGGGCGTGGCCGTCGCTGACTTTAACGGCGATAGTTTGCCCGACCTCTATTTTTCTGGAAATCAGGTAGAAAGTGCGCTTTACCTGAATCGGGGCGATCTGCGCTTCGAGGCCGTACCCCAGGCTACGCCGCGGGTGCCGCATCAGTGGACTACGGGCGTGGCGGCGGTTGACATCAACCAGGACGGCTGGATGGACCTGTACCTCTGCGTGGCCGATGCCCACAACCGTCCCGACCGCAGCCGCAACCAGCTCTGGGTGCATCAGGGGTTGGATGCCGACGGCCGCCCCACGTTCCGGGAAATGGCCGACGCTTATGGCATTGCCGACGAGGGCTTTTCTGTGCAGGGCGCGTTTTTCGATTACGACCGCGACGGCGACCTCGACCTGTATGTACTCACCAACCGGATGGAAGCAGGCTCGCAGAACGTGCCGCGCATGCGTCCCAACGACGGCAGTCACCCCAGCACCGACCGGCTCTACCGCAACGAAGGAACCGGTCCGCAGGGCCATCCGGTCTTTACGAACGTCTCCCGCGAGGCAGGCATTACGCAGGAAGGCTACGGGCTGGGCATTGCGGTCGGCGACATCAACCAGGACGGCTGGCCCGACCTGTACGTCGCCAACGATTTTCTGTCGAACGACTTGCTGTGGATCAACAACGGTCGCGTCGCCGAAGGGCAGCCCCAGTTCACCAACCGGGCCGCCACCGAGTTGAAACACCAGAGCATGAACGGCATGGGCACCGACCTGGCCGACCTCAACAACGACGGTTGGTCCGACATTGTGGTGGTCGATATGCTACCGGAAGACAACCTCCGCCAGAAAACCATGTTGCCTTCGCAGAACTATGACCGGTTTCAGCTTCAGTTGCGCTACGGATACGAACCCCAGTACGTCCGCAACACTCTGCAATTGAACCGCGGGCCGCAACCCGACGGGCAACTGGCGTTCAGCGAGATCGGGCAGTTCTCGGGCATTCAGCACACGGACTGGAGCTGGGCTCCCCTCCTGGCGGATTTCGACAACGACGGCTACCAGGATCTGTACATCACGAACGGCTACCGTCGCGACGTGACCGACCTGGATTTTATCGTCTACGAAAATGCGCAACGCCAATTCGGGACCGGCAACCTCAAAGCCGACGCCCGGCAGGACGTAGCCGACCGGATGGCCATGCTGCCGGTGGTCAAAACGTCCAATTATTTCTACCGGAATCAGGGCGACCTGACGTTTGCGGACGTCACGAAAGATTGGGGCACCCACGTCCCCTCCTTCTCGAACGGGGCCGCCTACGCCGACCTGGACCGCGACGGCGACCTCGATTTGGTGGTCAACAACCTGGACGAAGAGGCCTTTGTGTTTGAAAACACCGCTCGTACCGGACCGGACCGTCATTTTCTACGCCTCGCGTGCGAAGGCCCGTCCGGCAACCGGCAGGGGCTCGGCCTCAAAGCCACCCTCTATCAGCCTGCAACCACACAGTTTCGGGAGTTGTCTGTGAACCGCGGGTTTCAGTCGACCGTGGAACCGGTTCTGCATTTTGGCCTGGGCAACGACCCACGGGTAGACAGCGTGCGGATTACCTGGCCCGACGGACGCGTGCAGGTGCTGCGCAACGTACCGGCCGACCAGACCCTCTGGGTTCGTCATCGCGAAGCTCAGGCTTCCTCTCCGGCCTCACTATCCGACTCACAACCTCCTCTTTTCCAACAAGTTGCGGCAGTGACACACCGGCATCAAGAGAGCACGTTCAACGAATTCAAGGTGCAGCCGCTCCTGCCGCATTCCAATGCCCAGACCGGCCCGGCGCTGGCCGTGGGCGACCTGAATGGCGATGGGCGGGACGATGCGTTTGTGGGAGGGGCCAAAGACCAGCCCGCCCGCTTGTTTGTGCAACAGCCGGACGGAAGTTTTACGGCCCTCGCGTTTACGGCCGACCAACGCGCGGAAGACCAGGGTGCCCTCTTTTTCGATGCCGACGGCGACGGCGATCAGGATCTGTACGTGGTCAGCGGCGGGGTCGAATTTTATGCCGGGAATGCTTATTACCAGGATCGGTTGTACCGCAACGACGGGCGGGGTCGCCTGCAACGCGATACGCTGGCGCTCCCCCCCCTGCACAACAACGGCTCCTGCGTGGTGGCGGCCGACTGGGACCGCGATGGCGACCTGGACTTGTTTGTGGGAGGACGCACCATTCCCGGACAGTACCCGCTCCCCGACCAGAGCCATTTGCTGGAAAACGACGGCCGTGGACACTTTACCGACGTCACGGCGACCCAGGCACCGGAACTGGCGCACGTCGGCGTGGTCAACGACGCCCGCTGGACCGACACCGACCAGGACGGCTGGCCCGACTTGCTCCTGGCGGGAGAATGGATGCCCCTGACCTTGTTTCAGAACCAACAGGGGCAGTTCCGCAACGTGACCGCCGTGGTTGGCTTGCAAGGCACTTCCGGCTGGTGGAACAGCCTGGCCGCGGGCGACTTCGACCAGGACGGCGACCTGGATTACGTGGCGGGCAACCTCGGCCGCAACAACCCTTACCAGATCTCGGCCGACTATCCGCTGCGCGTGTATGCAAAAGACTTCGATGGCAACGGCAGCCTCGACCCGGTGCTGACCTGTTACCTGCCCGGGCCCGACGGAACCCGGCACGAGTACCCGGTCCACTCCCGCGACGCGATAGTCGACCAGATGGTCCGGATGAAGGGCCGTTTCCACCGTTACCGCGATTACGCACAAGCCGAATTCAGCCAGGTCTTTTCGGACGAAGAACGCCAGGACGCCTATGTAGGCACCTGCGAAATGGTCACGTCGATGTTTCTAGAAAACCGGGGTGTCGACTCGTCGGGCACAGTGCAGTTTCGCCTAACGCCCCTTCCGGACGCGGCGCAGCTGGCCCCGATCTACGGGATGCTCGCGGGCGATTTTAACGACGACGGGGCGCTCGATCTACTGGCCGTGGGCAACTCCTACGCCACGGAAACCATCTACGGCTGGTACGACGCTGGCATCGGGACGCTGCTGGCCGGGAGTACGGAGGGCGGCTTCACGGTCGTCCCGAACCGGGAGAGCGGCTTTTGGGTCGATACCGACGCCAAGGCAATGGCCGAACTCCGCAACCCCGATGGGCAGCGGATGATCTGGGTCACGAGCAATCAGGACAGCCTGCGGACATTCGCGCTGCACACGCCCCACCCCCTGCCGCTGGCCCTGCAACCCCTCGACGCTTACGCCGAAGTACGTCTGGCCGATGGCCGTCTTACGCGCGTGGAGTTTACGTACGGCAACACGTACCTGTCACAATCGTCCCGCACGTGGGAATGGCCTCGGGGCGCTCAGTCCGTTACGCTGGTCGATTCCCGCGGAAACCGTCGTACCTGGAAGCCTCAGTTCACTACTCAGTAA
- a CDS encoding electron transfer flavoprotein subunit alpha/FixB family protein, giving the protein MSVLIFVETDEGALKKSAFEAVNYGAKVAQQLGTSATALALGAVNGGELEKLGNYGAAKVLHAADEKLNEPVIQAYASAIAQAAEQEGSQVVIFSKSSLSDGVASRVAARLQAGMAANVISLPETSGGFVVKRSIFTGKAFANSEITTEKKVLSLKKNTFAIEETGGSAAVEAFSPSLSDADFAVRVKGVEKATGDVLLPEAERVVSGGRGLKGPENWNLVEDLAKALGAATACSKPVSDADWRPHHEHVGQTGIKISPNLYIAIGISGAIQHLAGVNSSKVIVVINKDPEAPFFKAADYGIVGDAFEVVPKITEAVKALD; this is encoded by the coding sequence ATGTCTGTTTTAATATTTGTAGAAACCGACGAAGGTGCGCTGAAAAAATCGGCCTTCGAAGCAGTAAACTATGGTGCCAAAGTTGCACAGCAGCTAGGCACTTCGGCCACCGCCCTGGCGTTAGGAGCGGTCAACGGCGGAGAGCTGGAAAAGCTGGGAAACTACGGTGCCGCTAAAGTGCTGCACGCTGCCGACGAAAAACTGAACGAACCCGTCATTCAGGCGTATGCCAGCGCCATTGCGCAGGCCGCCGAACAGGAGGGGAGCCAGGTGGTGATCTTCTCGAAGTCGTCGTTGAGCGACGGGGTGGCCTCGCGGGTGGCGGCGCGTTTGCAGGCCGGCATGGCCGCCAACGTAATTTCGCTGCCGGAAACCAGTGGCGGTTTTGTAGTGAAGCGCAGCATCTTTACGGGCAAGGCCTTTGCCAATTCAGAAATCACTACCGAGAAGAAAGTCCTTTCCCTGAAGAAAAACACCTTCGCCATTGAAGAGACCGGCGGTTCGGCTGCGGTCGAAGCGTTCTCGCCCTCGCTGAGCGATGCAGATTTTGCCGTGCGGGTGAAAGGCGTGGAGAAAGCTACCGGCGACGTGCTGTTGCCCGAAGCCGAGCGTGTGGTGTCCGGCGGGCGCGGCCTGAAAGGGCCGGAAAACTGGAACCTTGTGGAAGACCTGGCGAAAGCCCTCGGGGCCGCAACGGCTTGTTCCAAGCCTGTTTCCGATGCTGACTGGCGGCCGCACCACGAGCACGTCGGGCAGACGGGCATCAAGATCAGCCCGAACCTGTACATCGCCATCGGCATTTCGGGGGCCATTCAGCACCTGGCCGGGGTGAACTCCTCAAAGGTGATTGTGGTGATCAACAAAGACCCCGAAGCGCCCTTCTTCAAAGCTGCCGATTACGGCATTGTCGGCGACGCGTTCGAGGTGGTTCCCAAGATTACCGAAGCCGTTAAAGCCTTAGACTAA
- a CDS encoding electron transfer flavoprotein subunit beta/FixA family protein, translating into MNILVCITHVPDTTTKIQFTDGDTQLNKAGVQFIIGPYDDYALARAVELKESNGATVTVLNVGEAETEPTIRKALAIGADKAIRVNAFPKDASFVAAQIADVCKKENFDLILMGRESIDYNGAQVHGLVGELLGIPSISPVMTLELDGTTAKLSREIEGGKEMLEASLPLVCGCQEPIAEWKIPNMRGIMTARTKPLQVVEPTGVDAAVTTKNYEMPPAKGNCKMVSADNPAELVRLLREEAKVI; encoded by the coding sequence ATGAACATATTGGTTTGCATCACGCACGTGCCGGATACGACGACCAAGATCCAGTTTACCGACGGCGATACCCAGCTCAACAAAGCCGGGGTGCAGTTCATCATCGGGCCGTACGATGATTACGCGCTGGCGCGTGCCGTCGAACTGAAGGAGTCGAACGGTGCTACCGTTACGGTCCTGAACGTAGGCGAAGCCGAGACCGAACCCACCATCCGCAAGGCGCTGGCCATCGGGGCCGACAAAGCCATCCGTGTCAATGCTTTCCCGAAAGATGCGTCGTTTGTGGCGGCACAAATCGCGGACGTGTGTAAGAAAGAAAACTTCGACCTCATTCTGATGGGCCGTGAGTCGATCGATTACAACGGTGCACAGGTACACGGACTGGTCGGCGAACTGCTGGGAATTCCTTCCATTTCGCCGGTAATGACGCTGGAACTCGACGGCACCACGGCCAAGCTTTCGCGCGAGATCGAAGGTGGAAAAGAGATGCTGGAAGCAAGCCTGCCGCTGGTGTGCGGCTGTCAGGAACCCATCGCCGAATGGAAAATTCCGAACATGCGGGGCATCATGACGGCCCGGACCAAGCCGCTTCAGGTGGTGGAACCTACCGGCGTAGACGCGGCCGTTACGACCAAAAATTACGAAATGCCGCCTGCCAAAGGCAACTGCAAAATGGTATCGGCCGACAACCCGGCCGAGTTGGTTCGCCTTCTCCGCGAAGAAGCGAAAGTCATTTAG
- a CDS encoding oxidoreductase, giving the protein MQQTITVGLVAYGMSGQVFHAPFLHTLPGFQLKTVVERHAEKSKERYPYVNVVRSLDELLADDSIELVVVTTPNHLHYADTKKALEAGKHVVVEKPFVENTTQAEELIALAKRQNRHLIVYQNRRWDSDFQTVKKVLAQGMLGDLVHFESHYDRYVNYIRPGNTWKEDTQGATGVLYDLGAHLIDQALQLFGAPKAVTGDLRVEREGSRIIDNFHLTLHYDRPRVLIQSNMLVRELGPRFILHGVNGSFLKWGLDPQEAALKAGRWPNEAGWGTEPENLWGKLNTQWGDLHTIGRIETVPGDYNQFYHGVYAALTEDAPVPVKPEEALLTQKVIEAAIRSAEEGRQVAP; this is encoded by the coding sequence ATGCAACAAACCATCACGGTCGGTCTGGTAGCCTACGGCATGTCAGGCCAGGTTTTTCACGCGCCTTTTCTTCATACCCTGCCGGGGTTTCAGCTCAAAACGGTCGTTGAGCGTCATGCCGAAAAATCGAAAGAACGGTATCCCTACGTCAACGTGGTCCGGAGCCTCGACGAACTGCTGGCCGACGATTCCATCGAACTGGTGGTCGTCACAACGCCCAATCACCTGCACTATGCCGACACGAAAAAAGCACTGGAAGCGGGCAAACACGTGGTGGTGGAGAAACCGTTCGTGGAAAACACTACCCAGGCCGAAGAACTGATTGCGCTGGCAAAGCGGCAAAATCGACACCTGATTGTTTACCAAAACCGCCGTTGGGATTCGGATTTTCAGACGGTGAAGAAGGTCCTGGCGCAGGGAATGCTCGGTGATCTGGTTCATTTTGAGTCGCACTACGATCGGTACGTTAACTACATCCGGCCCGGCAACACGTGGAAGGAAGACACGCAGGGCGCAACCGGGGTGTTGTACGACCTCGGTGCGCACCTGATCGACCAAGCCCTGCAACTGTTCGGCGCACCGAAGGCCGTAACGGGCGATTTGCGTGTTGAGCGGGAAGGCAGCCGCATCATCGACAATTTCCACCTGACGCTGCACTACGACCGCCCCCGGGTGCTGATCCAGTCGAACATGCTGGTGCGCGAACTGGGACCGCGCTTCATTTTGCACGGTGTCAACGGCTCGTTCCTGAAATGGGGGCTCGATCCGCAGGAAGCCGCTCTGAAAGCCGGCCGTTGGCCTAACGAAGCGGGCTGGGGCACCGAGCCGGAAAACCTCTGGGGAAAACTCAATACGCAGTGGGGAGACCTGCACACCATCGGGCGCATCGAAACCGTGCCGGGCGATTACAACCAGTTTTACCACGGTGTCTACGCGGCCCTCACCGAAGACGCGCCGGTGCCGGTGAAACCCGAGGAGGCCCTACTGACCCAAAAAGTCATCGAAGCGGCCATTCGCAGCGCGGAAGAAGGCCGGCAAGTGGCCCCTTGA
- a CDS encoding RagB/SusD family nutrient uptake outer membrane protein — MKYKILVFLGAACWVTSSCNEDLLDKVNPNDYSLETFYRNAAQSLEAVNAVYAGLQANNLYNREYFFLHDLLSDDCQGGGAQLEAPRGQVLNYVFDGSNKLVNDVWQGLYRIVHRANLVIANVPNASENITDDLKNRIVGEARFLRAWAYFDLVSLWGAVPLLTEIATTPEGTPRASSETAIYEVIMADLAFAEQHLPDKGGYAESDKGRAVKQAAQALMARVILFQTQDYAAAQAQLQKVIDFANSHPDQLGLTARFLDNFQEENENNVESIFEVQFSEAFGTNDAWNGDGRGVAEITFRGQEYGPNAWRNVIPSDGLVAEFEANDPRSVYSFYRIGDLFNNESDTLTTSDVQGNTEKPSWKKYQMIYKRANEELQSGINFRVIRYADVLLMMAECMIQQGNVTGALGYMNQVRDRADVMMPHYPTAEYPCSTPQEAMTALIHERRVELAGEQIRNRDIRRWRKAEIIDIRPSSNYQANKHELLPIPFVEIDNNSALEPSDQNPGY, encoded by the coding sequence ATGAAATATAAAATTCTTGTTTTTCTGGGCGCGGCATGCTGGGTGACTTCATCCTGTAACGAAGACCTGCTGGATAAAGTCAACCCCAACGATTACAGCCTGGAGACCTTTTACCGCAATGCGGCCCAATCGCTCGAAGCGGTCAATGCCGTTTACGCCGGTTTGCAGGCCAACAACCTGTACAACCGCGAGTACTTCTTCCTGCACGATTTGCTGTCGGACGACTGCCAGGGGGGCGGGGCGCAGCTTGAAGCGCCGCGTGGTCAGGTACTGAACTACGTCTTCGACGGTTCTAACAAACTGGTGAACGACGTCTGGCAGGGCCTCTACCGCATTGTGCATCGGGCCAACCTGGTGATTGCCAACGTGCCCAACGCATCGGAAAACATCACCGACGATCTGAAAAACCGGATTGTGGGCGAAGCACGATTCCTGCGGGCCTGGGCCTACTTCGACCTGGTCAGCCTGTGGGGGGCGGTGCCGCTGTTAACCGAAATTGCCACCACACCGGAAGGCACACCGCGGGCCAGCAGCGAGACGGCGATTTACGAGGTGATTATGGCCGATCTGGCCTTTGCAGAGCAGCACCTGCCCGACAAGGGAGGCTACGCCGAGAGCGACAAAGGGCGGGCCGTGAAACAGGCGGCGCAGGCGCTTATGGCCCGCGTCATACTCTTCCAGACCCAGGACTACGCCGCAGCGCAGGCGCAATTGCAGAAAGTGATTGACTTTGCCAACAGCCATCCCGATCAACTGGGCCTCACGGCACGTTTCCTGGATAACTTTCAGGAAGAGAACGAAAACAACGTGGAGTCCATTTTCGAGGTACAGTTTTCCGAAGCCTTTGGCACGAACGACGCCTGGAACGGCGACGGACGCGGTGTGGCAGAAATCACGTTTCGGGGGCAAGAGTACGGCCCCAACGCCTGGCGTAACGTAATTCCGTCCGATGGGCTGGTGGCTGAATTCGAAGCCAACGATCCGCGCTCGGTCTATTCGTTCTACCGCATTGGTGACTTGTTCAACAACGAGAGTGATACGCTGACAACGTCGGATGTGCAGGGCAATACCGAAAAGCCGAGCTGGAAAAAGTACCAGATGATTTACAAGCGGGCCAACGAAGAGTTGCAGTCGGGCATCAACTTCCGGGTCATTCGTTACGCGGATGTGTTGCTGATGATGGCCGAATGCATGATCCAACAGGGAAATGTGACCGGTGCACTGGGCTACATGAACCAGGTTCGCGACCGCGCCGACGTGATGATGCCTCACTACCCAACGGCCGAGTATCCCTGTTCTACGCCGCAGGAAGCCATGACGGCCCTGATCCACGAACGTCGTGTGGAGTTGGCGGGTGAGCAGATTCGCAACCGTGACATCCGGCGGTGGCGGAAGGCGGAGATCATCGACATTCGGCCCAGTTCTAATTACCAGGCAAACAAACATGAATTACTACCGATTCCGTTCGTAGAAATCGATAACAACAGCGCCCTGGAGCCCTCTGACCAGAATCCCGGGTACTGA
- a CDS encoding aspartyl protease family protein gives MNLLRFSLNLVRLWYVLVLVCGVTAAFGQSSRHKRKPQAPETAVLELAKFFHKPLIKAQINGYTGYFLLDTGSDFTVLHDGNARNLDFRVVSFSRKYSIATMSEVVSDGLARAADVELKLGPQPIKTKFYAIDLNTVIESIYQRAHVRILGIIGSDVMRRYGFVIDYTQKLVYYQVDVPAASTVAFDPQQLPTPLAPSILQ, from the coding sequence ATGAATCTCTTACGTTTTTCCCTCAACCTGGTCCGGCTATGGTATGTGCTGGTATTGGTGTGCGGTGTAACCGCGGCATTTGGACAGTCGTCGCGGCACAAACGGAAACCGCAAGCTCCGGAAACGGCCGTGCTGGAACTGGCCAAATTCTTTCACAAACCGTTGATCAAGGCGCAAATCAACGGCTATACCGGCTATTTTCTGCTGGATACCGGCTCGGATTTTACGGTGCTGCACGACGGCAATGCCCGAAACCTCGATTTCCGGGTGGTCAGCTTCAGCCGGAAGTACAGCATCGCCACCATGAGCGAAGTGGTGAGCGACGGGCTGGCCCGGGCGGCCGACGTGGAACTGAAACTGGGACCGCAACCCATCAAAACGAAGTTCTACGCCATCGACCTGAACACGGTGATCGAATCGATTTACCAGCGGGCGCACGTGCGGATTCTGGGCATCATTGGCAGTGACGTCATGCGGCGTTACGGGTTTGTGATCGACTATACGCAGAAACTCGTTTATTACCAGGTCGACGTTCCGGCGGCTTCGACGGTTGCGTTCGATCCGCAGCAGTTGCCGACGCCTCTGGCACCGTCCATTCTACAATAA
- a CDS encoding NupC/NupG family nucleoside CNT transporter yields the protein MHIVRGLLGIVLLLGIATLLSRHRRSIDWRLVGIGVVLQIVFGVLITQVSWITDAFNVLSRGFVVLLSFAADGARFLFSGLAVNSYNDPESAGHSMGVIFAFQVLPTVIFFSTVSAGLYYLGILQKIVFGIAWVMAKTMRLSGAESLSAAGNIFLGQTEAPLLVRPFVPRMTRSELMCLMTGGMATIAGGVLAAYVSFLGGNSIEEQTRFAAYLLSASIMNAPAGIVMAKIFVPEEHPESIDHELKVNKDTLGVNLIDALSNGAAEGLKLALNIGGMLLAFIAIIAMLNYMLSDMLGNWLGLNAWVARTTGGVFQEFSLEYLLGLLFRPLAFIMGVDWKDTLTVGSLLGQKTAINEFIAYASLADLKAAGQLAPRSVVIATFALCGFSNFSSIAIQIGGIGGMAPNQQGTLSKLGLWALAAATLACMMTATVAGMLLG from the coding sequence ATGCATATTGTTCGAGGTCTCTTAGGAATTGTACTGCTTTTAGGGATTGCTACGCTGCTGTCGCGCCACCGTCGCTCGATCGACTGGCGCCTGGTAGGCATTGGGGTGGTGTTGCAGATCGTCTTCGGCGTGCTGATTACGCAGGTATCGTGGATTACCGACGCCTTTAACGTGCTGAGTCGCGGGTTCGTGGTGCTGCTTAGCTTTGCGGCCGACGGAGCCCGTTTTCTGTTTTCGGGGCTGGCGGTGAACAGTTACAACGATCCGGAGTCGGCGGGCCACAGCATGGGCGTCATCTTTGCCTTTCAGGTCCTGCCTACCGTCATTTTCTTTTCGACCGTTTCGGCGGGGCTGTATTATCTGGGCATTCTTCAGAAAATCGTGTTCGGCATTGCGTGGGTCATGGCCAAAACCATGCGCCTTTCGGGAGCAGAGAGCCTGTCGGCGGCCGGAAATATCTTTTTGGGACAGACCGAAGCGCCACTGCTGGTACGGCCTTTCGTCCCGCGGATGACGCGCTCGGAACTGATGTGCCTGATGACCGGGGGCATGGCGACTATTGCGGGCGGGGTGTTGGCTGCCTACGTCTCTTTTTTGGGTGGTAACTCGATTGAAGAACAGACGCGCTTTGCGGCCTACTTGTTGAGCGCCTCCATTATGAACGCGCCGGCGGGCATCGTGATGGCCAAGATCTTTGTGCCGGAAGAACACCCGGAGAGCATCGACCACGAACTGAAAGTCAACAAGGACACGCTGGGCGTCAACCTGATCGATGCTTTGTCGAACGGCGCGGCCGAAGGGTTGAAACTGGCGTTGAACATCGGCGGGATGCTGCTGGCCTTCATCGCGATCATCGCCATGCTGAACTACATGCTGTCCGACATGCTGGGCAACTGGCTGGGGCTGAATGCCTGGGTAGCGCGCACAACCGGCGGCGTTTTTCAGGAATTCTCGCTGGAATATTTGCTGGGGCTGCTGTTCCGGCCACTGGCGTTCATCATGGGCGTCGACTGGAAAGACACGCTTACCGTAGGAAGCCTGCTGGGACAGAAAACCGCCATCAACGAATTCATTGCGTACGCTAGTCTGGCTGACTTGAAAGCGGCTGGACAACTGGCCCCCCGTTCGGTTGTGATCGCTACGTTTGCCCTCTGTGGCTTTTCGAATTTCAGTTCCATTGCCATTCAAATCGGCGGCATTGGCGGCATGGCTCCTAACCAGCAAGGAACGCTCTCTAAGCTCGGCTTATGGGCTTTGGCAGCCGCCACGCTGGCCTGTATGATGACCGCGACGGTTGCGGGCATGCTTTTGGGGTAG